A part of Rhodamnia argentea isolate NSW1041297 chromosome 8, ASM2092103v1, whole genome shotgun sequence genomic DNA contains:
- the LOC115741164 gene encoding probable prolyl 4-hydroxylase 7, whose product MELKYLFVFPFLVLAFFPDSSRSAIPRWLGERKTRGSVIRMKRSGSSAGVDPTRVTQLSWRPRAFLYKGFLSDEECDHLMNLARDKLEKSMVADNESGKSIESEVRTSSGMFLGKAQDQVVADIEARIAAWTFLPAENGESIQILHYEHGQKYEPHYDYFHDKANQELGGHRVATVLMYLSNVERGGETVFPHAEGKLSQTKSDDISDCAKNGYTVKPMKGDALLFFSLHLNATTDTSSLHGSCPVIEGEKWSATKWIHVRSFDKTTRSSAAGECKDENVSCPVWARAGECQKNSLYMVGSEDAYGFCRKSCKVCSS is encoded by the exons ATGGAATTGAAGTATCTTTTCGTCTTTCCCTTCTTGGTCCTGGCATTCTTTCCCGATTCGTCTCGCTCTGCTATCCCTCGGTGGCTTGGTGAACGGAAAAC gcGGGGATCGGTGATCCGAATGAAGAGAAGTGGATCTTCAGCCGGTGTCGATCCTACTCGGGTCACACAGCTGTCATGGAGGCCaag GGCTTTTCTCTATAAGGGGTTTTTGTCTGATGAGGAGTGTGATCATCTTATGAACTTG GCGAGGGacaagcttgagaagtcgatgGTGGCCGATAATGAGTCTGGTAAGAGTATAGAGAGCGAAGTCCGGACGAGCTCGGGAATGTTTCTTGGGAAAGCTCAG gatCAAGTTGTTGCTGATATTGAAGCTAGGATAGCTGCATGGACCTTCCTTCCTGCGG AAAATGGAGAGTCCATTCAAATATTACACTATGAGCATGGTCAAAAGTATGAACCTCATTATGATTATTTCCATGACAAGGCTAATCAAGAGTTAGGTGGCCATCGGGTCGCTACCGTGCTGATGTATCTGTCTAATGTAGAGAGGGGAGGAGAAACAGTTTTCCCTCACGCAGAG GGGAAGTTATCTCAAACTAAGAGTGATGACATTTCGGATTGTGCTAAAAATGGTTATACCG TGAAACCCATGAAAGGTGATGCCTTGCTGTTCTTCAGCCTTCATCTGAATGCGACCACGGACACTAGCAGCTTGCACGGGAGCTGTCCTGTCATCGAAGGCGAGAAATGGTCCGCAACCAAGTGGATCCACGTGAGGTCTTTCGACAAGACAACAAGGAGCTCAGCTGCTGGAGAATGCAAGGACGAGAATGTCAGCTGCCCTGTGTGGGCTAGGGCCGGCGAGTGCCAGAAGAACTCTCTCTACATGGTTGGGTCCGAAGATGCTTACGGATTTTGCAGGAAGAGCTGCAAAGTATGCTCGTCGTAG